The Synechococcus sp. HK05 genomic interval TGATCGGGAGCCGGCTCGCCCGCCAACGGCTCAGCCCGGTAGGCCGCCGGCACGGCCACCAGAAACAGCCACCACCACAGCAGCACGGCCAAGCCCAGCGGCGCCGTGATCCACCAGATCCGCAGCCACCACCAGCTGCCGCCCACCACCACCACACCGGTGAGCAGGATCGACCAGGGCTGGCACCACCAGGGTTTGTGGCACCAAATGTTGTCAGCCATGGGTTTGACCGGAGCGGGAGAGCACAAGCAAAGCGAGCAGCAACGCCACCAGCGCCATCAACGGGCTGGCCGCAGCCACCGTGACCCCCAGGGCGGCGGTGAACCAGATCGAGGCGGCACTGGTGAGGCCATGCACCTGCGGGGTGGGGTCGTCGTGGCCATTGCCGCGGCGGTCCACCAGGATTTCGCCCGCCCCCAGGAACCCCACGCCGGTGGCCACCCCCTGAATCACCCGGCTACGGGCCTCGAGATCCGGCCCCGCCGCCAGCACCAGCAAACAGGCGCTCAACCCCACGAGCACATGCATGCGCAGGCGGCTGGGCTGGGGATGGCGAAAATGCTGAGCACGGTTCACCCCCACCGCCATACCGCAGAGCACGGCCAGCCCCAGGCGCAGCAACACCTCGAGATCAGGGGAGAGGGCCGGCATCCCGGTGTTCGGCATCACGGTGATCAGCGCCCCGACGCAAGCCACGCACAAACGGAATCTGGGCCATAAGCTCCAAGCCAGCGCCGGCAGCCGCAACACGTGTCGAATGAGCTGCTGCGCAACAGCTTCAAGTTGGCGGTGGCGGTGTTCATCACAGCCACTATTGCGGTCTGGACGGAACGCATTGAGTTTGTCTGGTATCCCGTCTTAGCGGCCATCATCGTTGTGGATGACAACGATGATCAGACGATCAGCGCCGCATCAGCCCGGATCCTCGGCACGGTGGCGGGCGGGCTGATCACCTTCATCGTGCACACAATCCTCTCCGGCTGGATGGGGGTGTTGGTGTCGCTTCTGTTGATGATTCCGATCCTGCAGGCGCTGGGCTGGCAGAGCGCCCTGGGCACCGCAAGCATGACGAGCATCATGTTTTTGATGATCCCCAGCCACGTGGCGCTCAATTGGAACTACGTGTTCAATCGAGCCCTCGACACGGTGGTGGGATGCGTGGTGGCGATCCTGGTGGGATTGCTGTTCTGGCCGCGCAACAGCTACCACGAACTCACGGCCGCCGACGCGCGGCTGCGCAGCAGCCTGCAACGCCAACTGCGGCACTACAGCGCCTGGCTGCTTGAGCAGGCGGAGCGTCCCCTCCCCCTCAACCCGGCGCCCCTCACCGGTGATCTGCTGCGCATGGAGCAGCTGGTGAGCCGCGAACGCAGCGGCCCCCGCCACCAGATCCTGCGCCGCAGCCAATGGGATCAGCGGCTGCGGCTCTGGCAACTCACCCATTCCCACTGGCTGAGCTGGGAGCGGCTGATGCACTCCCTGCCTGAGCGCCCGCTCCAGCAGGCAGACCTGATCCGTGGCGCCGTGTTGGGCCTCGGAGAGCAGCTTGAGGCCCGGCCCCAGCCCACACCGCAACGCAATGCCCGGGCCTGGCAACAGCTGGCCGCGCGTGAACAGCTGCCCTTGCTGCCCCTGCTCGCCCTAGCGGAGGAGCTGCGCCCCCTGCATGCCTGCCTCGGGGGGCTCAACCGGCTCGCCCCCAAGCCAACGGCGCGGCCATGATCAACCGCAACGCCCTGCGCACGGCCCTCACCGCTGGTCTGGGCAATGGCTTCGCCAGCATCACCGGCCTGCCCGACGATCAATACGTCGCCCTGGCGGTGCTGTCGGTGTCGAGCGGCACCTACGGCGCCTCAATCGAACTGGGCCGCCAGCGCCTGCTCGGCACCGTGCTCGGCTCGCTGCTGCTGTTGATCGGCTTTGAGTGTCTGCACACCCTGCCCCTCGCCATTGGACTAGCGATCACCCTCGGCTGCCTGCGGCTGCTGGGCGGCCTCTTGGGCTTGAAGGTGGGCTACAAGGTGGGCGGGATGATCGTGGTGATGGGCTGGCTGGTGCACGAGGGCAGCCTCGCCAGCTGGATTCCACTGCGCTTCTTCTGGACTGCCCTCGGCGTGGTGCTCACGGTGCTCAGCCTGCGGCTGTTCTGGCCGGCGCGGGGGCTGGCGCAATGCCTCGGGCGCTACGCCGATCTCCTGGAGCAGTTGCAGCACACCTTTATGGCGCTGGCTCAGCGGCTGGAGGCCCAGCCCGCGGCCGGCGCCCCCACCCCGTCAGCCCCGGGCGCCACCTTTCGGCAGCTACGCCTCACGCTCCAGAGCGCCCGCAGCCAACGGCCGGCACTCCTGCAGGAGCTGGGCAACCAGCCCGAACGCCACCCGGCGGTGTTGCTGGTCACGAGCCTCGATGCCGCCGCCTCACGCCTCGTGACCATGGTGGGTGGCATGGAGCGGGCGGTGCCATCCCGGCGCGACCCCCAACTGGTGGCCCGGCTGCACCAAGCCGAAGCCGAACTGCTGCTGCAGATGGCGGTTCAGGTGGGGCGCTGGAGCCAGCAACTGCGCAGCAGCCGCGGCCTGCCCACGCCGCCGCCCGAGGAGCTCGAGCTGCCCCGCAGCTGGCTGGAGCTTGGCGCCGAACTGAACGATCCGGTGGCCAATTCCGCTTCTCTCGAGCGCTTGGAGCGCATCGCCACCCGGCTGGTGCTCTGTCGCCAGGCGGAGCAGGCCATCCGCGATGGAGAACACAGCTGGCAGGCGATCATGGCGCGGAGGTGATCCAGCCATGACCGTTGTTCGCGCGCTCCTTCAGCAGCGCCACAACTACTACCGCTGGTTGCTGATCGTGGAGGTAATCGCCTTGATCAGCCTGCGGCCGCTGGAACACGCGCCGCAGCTGGTGAGCGTGGTGTATTTGATGATCGGCGGCGTGCCGGTGGTGATGGATTCGCCCCTGCTGCCGCACAACCGGCTCACCCCCCAGCTGCGCACGGCGGTGATTCCCCAGAAGGAGCACCACCACCTGCAACGGGTGATCAGACGGCGCCGTTGGTTGCAATACGGCTGGTTCTGCGCCGCCGGAGTGGAACTGATCTGGCAGCTCTCGTTGTTGTTGCTTCCGCCCCTGGCGGTGCAATTGAGCGTGCTGCACATGCTGGTATGGCTGGCCCTGTTGCTCTATGAGCTCTGGGCGCTGATGAGTGCCCTGGCGGAGGAGCCGGTGTTCAGCGGCGACCTGGTGATGGGTGCCGCAGGGGGCTATTTGTTGATCGGCTTCACCGGCGGAATTGTGCTCAATTCCCTGTTGGTGCTCGATCCGGCGGCCTTTTCCGTCGCCGGCTCCCCCCATGGCGACCTGCCCACCGCGATGGCCTACGCGCCGCACGTGCTTGGGGCAGCTTTCGGGAGCCTCACCACCCTGGGCAGTGCGGTGCTCAACGACGAGAGCCTCACCAGTGTGAGCGCCAGTGTGGGCATCACGATCGTGGGGCAGCTCTACGTGGCGATCTTGATCGCGGGCGTGTTGGGAAAGCCACGCCAGATCGCCATCGTGCGCAAGGCGGCACATCAGGGCCATCGCCGATCGGCTCCGTCCCCCAGACTGCGGCGCAAGAGCCGCTGATCGGCACCACCTCAGCAGCACCGTGGCCCTGCGACAGCGCGCTCTCCTCTCCCTCAGCCTGCTCTGCTGCAGCCCAGCCCTCGCGGCCCCGCAGCCGGTGAGCCCGGTTTCCACGGCCGTGCCCGCCCCGATGATCGGCGGCTCCACCGAACTGCTCGAGCGCAGTTGGCAGAAGCTCGATGCGGAGCTGCGCGCCCTCGACCAACTGCTGCCGGCGGAGCCCGAACCGCCGGTGCGCGATGTGCTCACCACGCCGGAGCTGCCGGCCAACTTGATGCGGGCCAACCAACCGGCCCAGGGGTCGTTGCAGCCGGAGCAGGCCAACCCGGCTCCACCCCTCGACCTCCCCACACCCCAGCAGCTGGAGACCGGCGGCATCGCCAGCCTCAGCCTGGAGCAGGCCCTGGCGGTGGCCTTTGCCGGCAGCGCCAGCTTGCAGGCCCAACGCGAACAGGTGGCCGCCGCCCTGGCCACATTCCAGGCAGCCATGGGCACCTACTGGCCCACCATCAGCGCCTTCGCCGCCGGCGGCTACGAGCGGGCCCGCAGCACAGAAACCTCGCTCGCCCCGAACGACAACCTCAACTTCGGCCCGCTGTTCGACGCCGGTGGCTTGCTCACGCCCACCAATCCCAGCTCCACCGCACCGCAGCAGGGCACCGTCACCGGCGGGCCGTTCTATGTGCCCGAAGGCGGCTCTGTGAGAGCCACCTCAGGCAGCAGCAGCGTTGAGGGAGGCCTGCAGCTCAACTACGCCCTGCTCGATTTCGCCCGCACCCCAAAGGTGCAGGCGGCCCGCGCCAGCCTCGAGCAACAGCGCAACACCTACGCCAATCAGCTGCGCACACTGCAACTGCAGGTGAGCGAGGCCTACTACCAGCTGCAGCAACAGGAACAGCTGGTGCGCGTTTACGACGCCAACGTGCGCAACGACCTGGTGATCCTCCAGGACAGCCTGGATCTCAAGCAGGCCGGCCTGGTGCCACGGCTGGATGTGCTGCGGCGCCGCGCCATCCAGGCCTCCGACGAAGAAACCTTGATCCAGGCCATGGCCGACCGCGCCGTGGCCCGCCGCCGGCTGGCGGTGCTGCTCAACCTGCCGCCGCAGGTCACCCCCAGCGCCAGCGATCCGATCGTGGTGCAGCCCCGCTGGCCCTTGGATCTCGAAGCCAGCCTCCTGGCCGCCTACCGCGGCAACCCCGAACTGGAAGCGATCCTCGCCACCCGCCAGGCCCTGGCCCAACAAAAGCAGGCCACCGCCGCCGGCTTGCTGCCGAAGCTCTCGCTGTTTGCCAACGCCGGCGGCAGCAGCAATCTCTCCAGCCTCGGCAACTTCGAACTCGGCGGCGGCGGCTGTTGCGGCTCCACGGCCCTGCCGCTCACCTCCACCAATGGCTGGGATTGGTCGGTGGGGCTCACCATGACCTGGCTCCTCTTCGACGCCGGCACCACCGCCGGCCAGGCCCGCGCCTTCGCCAAACGGGAAGCCGCTGCGGCCCAGCAATACGCCGCCACCCGCAACGACATCCGCCTGCAGCTGGAGCAGGCCTTCTTTAACCACGAAGCCAGCCTGGCCAAACTCAGCTCCGCCCGCCGCGGTGTGGCCGCCGCCCTCGAGGCCTTCCGCGATGTACGCCTGCGCTACCTCACCGGCCTCTCGAGCGAACTGGATGTGTCGATCACCCAAGACCGCCTGATCAACAGCCTGGTGCAACGCCTCAACGCCACGGTGGGGGTGAATGTCACCTATGCGCAGTTGCTGCGGCAACTGCTACCGATGCCGCGCGATCCCAACCAGCCGATCACGCCGCAACTGCAACTGCAGCTGTCGAGCAACACCCCCTGAGCTTGGCTGCCGCTTTGCCCGCTCTCAACCCGCTCTGGCGCAACAGCCTGCGCACCTGGCTGGCGGCCAGCCTCACCATCGGAATCATGCTGTGGTCGGGTCGCAGCAACGTGATGATGCTCGGCCTGTTGATGGCTGTGCTGTTCATCAACGACAACGACCTCACACCCGTGCGCAATATTGGCCAACTGGTGGGCGGGGCCCTGATCGGCATCCTCACGGCTGTGGTGCTGCATCAGTTCTCGAGCGGCTGGCTGGTGACCGCCATCGGGTTGCTGATCACCGGCTGCCTGGTGCGCGGGCTCGGCCTGGTGAAAGGCGTGAGCATGGGCTACATGGGTTGCTGGGCCCTGGAGGTGATTGGCTACGGCAAGCATTTCAACTGGGCTCTGATCTTTGATCTGGCCTTCACCGTGGTGGTGGGCATCGCTATGGCGCAGATCGCCACTTGGACCTTCTGGCCGCGCCGCCCGCTGCAACAGCTCCCGGCCCTGGAGCGCGGGCTCTGCCAACAGCTCCGTGAGCAGATCGAACGCATGGAGCAATGGCTCGAGCACGGCGGCCCCCCGCCCGCTGCGCTGCGCTCCCAAACCCTGCTGCCGCAGATCCTGCAGCTGCAACAACTGCGCGATCAGCGCCGGAACACCCCAACGCCCCAACACGTGCAGCTCCTGAGCTCTCGCTGGGCCCAAACCGGAAGCCTGTGGCGCCAGCTGCTCCGCCAATGGCTTCTGCTCGAGCCCCTGCTCCTTGAACTCACACCACCCCTGGAGGCCAGCAGCCTGCTACGCCAAAGCCTGAACAGCCTGGATCTGCAGTTGCAACCGCAGACCGCCACCACCCCGCAGGCCGAGCAGCCCTCGCCTCAGGCCTGGCTGGAGGAGGCCCGGCGCTCCACTATCTCGCCGCCGATGATCCTCGCCATCGCCCAACAACTGCAGCAACTGCATCAACTGCTGCACAGCCGCGGCCTCGTGCGCCACGCGATCGAAGCGCGGCGGATCAGCGCGCCATGAGCAGCCCCGCCCTGCGCGACAACCTGCGCCTGGCTCTCACCGTGGCGGTGGTGAACGGCTTCGCCACCCTCACCGGATTGGCCTTTGCGATGTATGCCTCGCTGGCAGTGCTCAGCGTCACCGTGGGCAACTACGGCAACACGCTCGAGCTAGGGCGCCAGCGCCTGATCGGCACCACGATCGGAGCGATTGTGGTGTTCTACGGCTACAGGGCCTGGGGGCATCTGCCTGTGCTGGTTGCTCTGCCCCTGGCACTGCTGCTGGCGCGCGTGATCGCCGGCTCGCTGCGGCTCACCGTGGGCTACTCCGTGTGCTGCTTTGTGGTGATCATGGGTTGGCTGACCCATGAACAACAGCTCGACAGCTGGATTCCGCTGCGCCTGTTCTGGACGGCTTTCGGCATCATCATGGCCTTGCTCAGCCTGCGCCTGTTCTGGCCCTCACGGGCCCGGATCGCGCAACGCCAAGGGCTTTTGCAACTGCTGGTGGATCTGGGGCAGACGCTGCACGACTACCTCCAAAACACGGCGGAGGCCGAACGGCGCAGAGCCCTCACGCACCGCCTACGTGAGCTACGCAACAGCCTGCTGAGCCTGCGGGATCAACGCGTCAACGCCCTACGAGAACTCGGCCCCCTGGCCACGCAACACCCGGTGGCCCAGCTCTGGGAGCTGCTCGATCAGGCCTGCGAAGCCCTCATCCTTGAGCTCGATGAACTGCGGCGCGTGCAAGCTCCCGCTTGGCAGACCTGGGGGCTCAAGCCCCAACACGAAGCCGCGATGACGTACAGCCGTGCCGTTGCCGATCGCTTGCTCCGCTGGCAAGAGGTGCTGCGCAGCTCCCTGACGCTGCAGCCACCCCCACAAGAGCCACGGCCCACCCTGTCGCTGCGAAGTCTGCGTTCGGCCCAAGCGGATCAGGCCTACGCCCAACTCACCCCAGAACAGCTGCAGTGTGTAGCCAGCCGCCTGGTGGTGCTCAACCGAATCAGCCACACCCTGGATACCACCGAACGTCGCTGGCAGGCCTTGCTGCAGTGAGGCCTCAGGCGTTGGGCCGCGACGACCACCAGCGCTCGATCCGATAGAGCAACACCACCACCAGCACCACCAGCCAGAACCACAGCTCCGGCGGGTTGGCGTTGAACAGGATCAGCAGCAACACCACCTCACTCACCAGCCAAGGCAGCTCCTGGCGCAGCAGCTGATTGCGGATGGGGGGCAAACGAGGGGTCATTGGAGGGTGTCGGGCTGGCGCAGGAATGGCAGGTTCCAGCGCAGGTCGATCCAGGGGGTGCGGTAGCCGCCGGTGAGCGAACGCAGGCCGGGGATCACGTAGGTGATCGGCGATCGCCACTCCACATAGGCGTGAGTGGAGATTGTGAGGCCTTCACGGATTGGGAACACGCCGCTGCCCCCGGAGAGGGTCCAGCGGTAGCCATCCACGCTGCTTGGATCATGCTCCAGCTCAATTTCACTGCGCATCACCGGGCCGTTCTTGGTGAGCTCCTTGGCGAGCTGAGGGTTGCCAATGGTGGTGGAGATGTCGTCCTCCGTGGCGGGGAGCGTAAGCACCTGGTTCACCTTGCCCACAATCCCGCCGAACCGGCCCCGCTGCTTCCACAGCGGCACCACCTCCACCGGCAGGCCCAGGGGCAGGCGGCGGGCATCGGCCGGCGGGAAGTAGGCGACAGCCTTCAAGGGCCGGTCTTTGGCGTTGGGCTGTTCGGGGCGCCCGATCGTGCCCAGCCGCTGGCCGGTGCTCACCGTCTGGCCAGGGATCACCTGCAGATCGAGCACGGTGCCATCGCGTTCGGCATGCACCTTGCCGTCGTAGGCGATCTTGGCTTCCGTTACTTCGATCTCACGCTTGAGATCGTCGATCTGATAACGGCGCTGCAGGGCCTGGGTCTCGATGTTGAGCTTCACCTGCTGGTAGCTCGTCACCACGTTGCGCTCGTTGATCTTCACGTCATCGAGATTCACGCTGGTACTGGTGAGGCCCTGCTCGGCCGACACCACGGCAGAGGAAAGCGGCGCCACCACCTCTCGCTTCGCCAACCATTCCAGGTTGCGCAACTTGCTCGAATACGTCGACTGCAGCTCGCCGTAGCGGCGCCGATCGTCGCTGTACTTCGCCAGTGCGGTGTCGAGGGCGCGCTTCTCGGTGAGCAAACGCAGCGCGTCGCGGTAGTCGAGCTTCTCGTTGTGGCGCTCAAGCTGGCGCAGGTTGCCGCGTTGCTGCTCCAGCTGCCGCTCGAGCACCGGCAGATAGAGCTGCATCAACACCTGGCCCTTCTTCACCTTCTGCCCCACCCGCACGTACACCTCGCGCACCTGCCCGCCGGAGCGGGCATTGAGGATGCCGGCGTTTTCCGGATAAATGAGCACCCCGGTGCCCTTCACTTCCGTGGGCACCGGCCAGACCAAGGCCCACAGCACCACCGAACCGGTCACCCCTGCCAGGCAAACACCCACCTGGTTGTGGTCGCTCAGCCCCTGCCAACGCTCACGCAGCTGCTGAGCACGCCGGCGGTACCAAGGCGCGTCGGCAGTGGGGGAGGCCTGTGTCATGGCCGCCAGCTTGCAGGAATCAGTTGCCGCTGTCAGCCCCCTTCGGCCACACTCCCAGCTGTTGCAGCCGGCGCTCCGCGTCCTGAGCCCCCTGGCTGTCTTGCACCACACACCGGGCGAGCAACGGAGCTAACACCGGCACCTGGGCAAAGGCCCCGCTGAAACTGGTGAACAGCCACAGCCCTGGAGCGCCGTCGACGGCGCCCGCCAAGGGGGCCCCATTGCTACTGAAGGCCACCGCCGCCTGGTGCAGCCCAGCCACCTCAGCGTTGGCCTGCACCATCAACACCGCACGCTCCGCCAACGCCTGGCGCAACTGCTGCTCACACCACGGCGCCGGCGGCGGCCCGGCGGCGGCACCTGAGGGCGCGATCCAGGTGTGCTGCCCAAGCAAAGCGCCGCGGCCCCAGGGCACAAGGCCCGGATCCACCACCCAGGCAGGCTCCTCCAACCCAGCCGCACGACGCTCCAAAGCCAGCCGCGCAAACCCCTGGGGCAACCAGGCCGCCGGCACACCCAGCGCCGCTGGGAAGGCCTGCAGTTCAAGCACCGCCGCCCAACTGCTGCGGAAGCTCTGCGGCAAGGCCGGCCAAAGGCGGCGGCAGCCGGCCCCCGCCGCCAACACCAGCTGATCGGCCTTGCGGCAGCGGCCATCGCTCAGCTGCAGCCGCCAACCACCCGCTTCTGGCGCGATGGCCTGCACCCTGGCGGCACACCGCTCCACCCCGGCCTTCGCCAGCGCCGCCGGCAAGCGCTCGCTGAGCACAGCGGTATCCACCTGAGCCACAGGCAGCACCCCCAAGCGGGCCAGAGCACTCAGACCACGGTTCGGCCCCTGCAAGCGCAGGGCGCAGCGCCGCCAACCGAGGGGGCCGTGGCGCCGCTGCAACTGACGCCAGCAGCGCGAAGCCCCCGCCGCCAAGCGGGCCAGGGGTGTGGCAGCCAGGGGCCAGCCGGGGATCACGCCGTAGCTGATCGCCGTGGCGGAGGCGGTGCCATCGGCCGGAACCGCATCGATCAGGCAAACCGCGGCCCCGAGCTGGCGCAGCTCCAGGGCCAGCAGTGCACCCGCCAGTCCCCCGCCCACAATCACCACGCCGGCGGGGGCGCCTGCCATCAGATGCGCAGGGTGAAGGAGCTGATCACCTGGTGGAACAGGCCCTCCACACGGGGCCAACGGGCCTCATTGGTGCTGGCAGCAAAGGTGTAGAGGCGGCCGCGGTCCACCACCACCGTGGCCAGCTCGTGGCGATCGCGATCGCTCAGGTGCACGGCGTATTCGAGGTCGTAGAAGGTGCGGCCACCGTCTTCGCGCTCGGAGGCCTCCACCAGCTCGGCCTCGCGGCCGCTGCCTTCGGGGGCGATCACCACGCGGCGCAGCTTCTCGCCCACGGCCACAGCACTGCCGAGATTTTCGAGGCTGTTGGTGCTGTTCACATCCGACACCACCAGGCTCAGGGTTTCATCGGCATTGATGAGGTCGTGGAACACCACCTGCGGGCCATCGGTCACCTGCACCCGTGTCCAGCCGGTGGGATAGAGGAAGGCGTAGCGCCCATCTGGGCTTTGGTAGGAATTCAGGCCAGCGGCGGCGGCACTGCAGGCGCTGAGCACCACCGCCAGCAGCACGGCCAACAGGGCAGTGAGCGGGGCCCGGCGGGAGTGCGCGGAGAACGGCGAGGGCAGCATGCGGCTGGGCTGGCGAGCGACCCGCATTCTGGCCCGCTGGCCCGGCCACCCCGCCTAGATTCCCCCCAGCTACCGGCAGCGCCCTGAGCGGCTTCACCCGCCCCCTGGCCCGACTGATCGATCAGTTCGAGCGGCTGCCCGGCATCGGACCGCGCACAGCGCAGCGCCTGGCCCTGCACTTGCTACGCCAACCGAGCGAGCAGATTCAGGCCTTCGCCGATGCGCTGCTCGCTGCCAAGAGCCAGGTGGGGCAATGCCAGCGCTGCTACCACCTCTCAGCCGACCCCCTGTGTGAGATCTGCCGCAACGAGGAGCGCAACACCGGCGTGCTCTGCGTGGTGGCCGACTCCCGCGACCTGCTGGCCCTGGAGCGCACCCGCGAATTCAAGGGCAGCTATCACGTGCTCGGCGGCCTGATCTCCCCCATGGATGGGGTAGGCCCCGAACTGCTGCAGATCCAACCGCTGGTGGAGCGGGTGGATCGTGATGGCGTCAGCGAAGTGATCCTGGCGCTCACGCCTTCGGTGGAGGGCGACACCACCAGCCTCTATCTGGCTCGGCTGCTCAAACCCTTCACCCAGGTGAGCCGCATCGCCTACGGGCTGCCGGTGGGCAGCGAACTGGAATACGCCGATGAGGTCACCCTGGCGCGCGCCCTGGAAGGGCGGCGGCGGATGGACTAACCCCATGAGTCGCTACAGCGCTACCCCACCCAAAGAACGGTTACCGGGGTGGATCCGCTCGCCGATCGGCAATGCCAGTGCCTTGGAGGCAGTGCAAACGGTGGTGAAGCAACAGCGGCTCCACACCATCTGCGAAGAGGGCCGCTGCCCCAATCGCGGCGAGTGCTACGCCGCCGGCACCGCCACCTTCCTGCTGGGGGGCCCGATCTGCACCCGCAGCTGCGCCTTCTGCCAGGTGGAAAAGGGCCAGGCTCCTGCTCCTTTTGATACGGATGAAGCCGAACGGGTGGCGGAGGCCGTTGAGGCCATGGGGCTGCGCTACGTGGTGCTCACCGCCGTCGCCCGCGACGACCTGGCCGACCACGGTGCTTGCCTGTTCACGAACGCCATGGCAGCCATCCGCCGGCGCAATCCTCTGATTGCCATCGAGGTGCTCACACCCGACTTCTGGGGTGGGTACCGCAACGAAGCCGAGGCAATCGCCGCCCAACGCCAACGGCTAGCCGCCGTGCTTGAGGCAGGGCCTGTGTGCTTCAACCACAACCTCGAAACCGTGGAGCGATTGCAGGGCGAAGTGCGCCGCGGCGCCACCTACAGCCGCTCCCTAGGGCTGCTGGCCGCCGCCAGGGAGCTGGCCCCCCAGATCCCCACCAAAAGCGGCCTGATGCTGGGGCTAGGCGAACGCTTTGAGGAGGTGGTGCAGACCCTGAAGGATCTGCTCGCCGTGGATTGCCAGCGCCTCACCCTGGGCCAGTATCTGCGGCCCTCACTGGCCCACATCCCCGTGGATCGCTATTGGACCCCCGCTGAATTTGAGCAGCTGGCGCAGATCGCTCGGGAGCTGGGCTTTGCCGATGTGCGCTCAGGCCCCCTGGTGCGCAGCAGTTACCACGCCGCAGACCGCACCTAGCTGCCTGAATGCGGAATCGATCGCTGCAACGATCACAGGCGACGACGGATGCGCTCGAGCCCCGCCGTGATGTCGCCGCGCATCAGCAACCCCGCACCCCCCCACACCAAACGCAGGGGCAGATCCATCGCTGCGGCACCCACCTCCCGCACCGGTTCAAAACCCAGTTGGCGGAAATAGCGCACCAAGCGGCGGTGTTGCTGGTCGTTATCGCGGATCGCCAAAAGCCGGGCGCTGCGGCAGGGGGTGGCTTCCAGGGCCCAGGCGAAGGTGGCGGCCCAGATCAAGGCACCCACACCCTGGGTGTCCGTGCCCTGGACGCGCATCGTGTCGAGCTGCAGCCCCGCCAGTAGCGGCAGGGCCCAGCCCTTGAGCTCCCCGAGCAGCAACGGCCCCTGCCCCTGCCGCGGACGCGCCACCACCACCCGCAGGGTGGTGACCGCCAGTGCCTGCTTCACCTGCAGGCGCAGCAACAGCCCTCGCGCCGCGGCCAGCTGCTCGATCTCAGCGAGGGAAGGGAGCGTCATGCGGTGAAGGGCTGCGCCAACAACACAGCCTCGAGTGGCAAGGCGCCATAGAGATGCGGAAACAGCTCACCAGTTCCTGGAGCTGGCTCATGGCGCAGCTCCAGGCCCGCGGCAGCCAAGTGCGCGGGATCGATCGTGAGCAACAGCAGCTCACCAGGGGGTACATCGGCATAGAAGCGCTGGGCAGTGGCCTCCACTTGGTGAGCAGCGCTGAGGTGAATGAACCCCACCTCCTCCAGCGATTGACCGCGGGTGGAGCGGCAATAGCTGCCTTCACGGCGTGCGTGGTTCCACTCAGCGCGCAGCGCCAGGTGATAGAGCCAGCCGGGTGATCGCCAGGCGCAGCGCTGGGCCCAGGGTGCATCCATCACCGCCGCAAAAGCCGGATCCTCCAGAAAGCGGAGCAGCCAGCGCTGCAGCGGCTGCAGATCCAGCTCCTGATCAAAGCTTTCGGGATCCGCCAGGCGGAACTGCCGCACAAACGGAAGCAAGGCCCAATCCGCTAGAGCGGGTCGATCCCCAAGCAGCCAGCCGCCGCCCCCCAGGCGTGCGCTCCACTTCCGCAGGATGGCGAGGGCCGCGAGCCGATGCTCTTCCGATGTCTCACCGGGGTAGCGATCGGGGTACTTGAAGCGATCAAGGTGGTGCTTGAACGGGCCGTCGTTCTGCGCCAGCAGGCTCTCGATCAACCCATGCTCAGCGCTGCTCCAGCCCGTGAGCCAACCCTGGGGATCGACCTGCGCCAGCGCCCAGCGCATGATCGCCAGGCTCTCCTCCAGCACTTTCCCATCGGGCAACACCAGCACAGGCACGGTGCCTTTGGCAGAGGCGGCCAGCAGCTCGGGCGGTTTGGCCTTCAAGGCCACCTCCCGCAACGCAACGTCGCGCCCCGGCTGCAAACCCGCCGCGGCCAACGCCAACCTGGCCCGCATCGCATACGGGCAGCGGCGAAAGCTATAGAGAACAGGCCGCA includes:
- a CDS encoding NHLP bacteriocin system secretion protein, which encodes MTQASPTADAPWYRRRAQQLRERWQGLSDHNQVGVCLAGVTGSVVLWALVWPVPTEVKGTGVLIYPENAGILNARSGGQVREVYVRVGQKVKKGQVLMQLYLPVLERQLEQQRGNLRQLERHNEKLDYRDALRLLTEKRALDTALAKYSDDRRRYGELQSTYSSKLRNLEWLAKREVVAPLSSAVVSAEQGLTSTSVNLDDVKINERNVVTSYQQVKLNIETQALQRRYQIDDLKREIEVTEAKIAYDGKVHAERDGTVLDLQVIPGQTVSTGQRLGTIGRPEQPNAKDRPLKAVAYFPPADARRLPLGLPVEVVPLWKQRGRFGGIVGKVNQVLTLPATEDDISTTIGNPQLAKELTKNGPVMRSEIELEHDPSSVDGYRWTLSGGSGVFPIREGLTISTHAYVEWRSPITYVIPGLRSLTGGYRTPWIDLRWNLPFLRQPDTLQ
- a CDS encoding FAD-dependent oxidoreductase, with product MAGAPAGVVIVGGGLAGALLALELRQLGAAVCLIDAVPADGTASATAISYGVIPGWPLAATPLARLAAGASRCWRQLQRRHGPLGWRRCALRLQGPNRGLSALARLGVLPVAQVDTAVLSERLPAALAKAGVERCAARVQAIAPEAGGWRLQLSDGRCRKADQLVLAAGAGCRRLWPALPQSFRSSWAAVLELQAFPAALGVPAAWLPQGFARLALERRAAGLEEPAWVVDPGLVPWGRGALLGQHTWIAPSGAAAGPPPAPWCEQQLRQALAERAVLMVQANAEVAGLHQAAVAFSSNGAPLAGAVDGAPGLWLFTSFSGAFAQVPVLAPLLARCVVQDSQGAQDAERRLQQLGVWPKGADSGN
- the psbP gene encoding photosystem II reaction center PsbP; translated protein: MLPSPFSAHSRRAPLTALLAVLLAVVLSACSAAAAGLNSYQSPDGRYAFLYPTGWTRVQVTDGPQVVFHDLINADETLSLVVSDVNSTNSLENLGSAVAVGEKLRRVVIAPEGSGREAELVEASEREDGGRTFYDLEYAVHLSDRDRHELATVVVDRGRLYTFAASTNEARWPRVEGLFHQVISSFTLRI
- the recR gene encoding recombination mediator RecR, with the translated sequence MARLIDQFERLPGIGPRTAQRLALHLLRQPSEQIQAFADALLAAKSQVGQCQRCYHLSADPLCEICRNEERNTGVLCVVADSRDLLALERTREFKGSYHVLGGLISPMDGVGPELLQIQPLVERVDRDGVSEVILALTPSVEGDTTSLYLARLLKPFTQVSRIAYGLPVGSELEYADEVTLARALEGRRRMD
- the lipA gene encoding lipoyl synthase, translated to MSRYSATPPKERLPGWIRSPIGNASALEAVQTVVKQQRLHTICEEGRCPNRGECYAAGTATFLLGGPICTRSCAFCQVEKGQAPAPFDTDEAERVAEAVEAMGLRYVVLTAVARDDLADHGACLFTNAMAAIRRRNPLIAIEVLTPDFWGGYRNEAEAIAAQRQRLAAVLEAGPVCFNHNLETVERLQGEVRRGATYSRSLGLLAAARELAPQIPTKSGLMLGLGERFEEVVQTLKDLLAVDCQRLTLGQYLRPSLAHIPVDRYWTPAEFEQLAQIARELGFADVRSGPLVRSSYHAADRT
- a CDS encoding DUF952 domain-containing protein, producing the protein MRARLALAAAGLQPGRDVALREVALKAKPPELLAASAKGTVPVLVLPDGKVLEESLAIMRWALAQVDPQGWLTGWSSAEHGLIESLLAQNDGPFKHHLDRFKYPDRYPGETSEEHRLAALAILRKWSARLGGGGWLLGDRPALADWALLPFVRQFRLADPESFDQELDLQPLQRWLLRFLEDPAFAAVMDAPWAQRCAWRSPGWLYHLALRAEWNHARREGSYCRSTRGQSLEEVGFIHLSAAHQVEATAQRFYADVPPGELLLLTIDPAHLAAAGLELRHEPAPGTGELFPHLYGALPLEAVLLAQPFTA